A DNA window from Porphyromonas gingivalis ATCC 33277 contains the following coding sequences:
- the rpsC gene encoding 30S ribosomal protein S3, with protein MGQKINPVSNRLGIIRGWDSNWYGGRKYGETLLEDSRIRQYLNARLAKASVSRIVIERALKLVTITICTARPGMIIGKAGQEVDKLKEELKRITKKDVQINIYEIRKPELDAAIVAENIARQLEGKIAYRRAVKMAIASAMRMGAEGIKIQVSGRLNGAEMARSEMFKEGRTPLHTLRADIDYALAEALTKVGLLGIKVWICKGEVYEKRDLAPNFAVAKNQSRRPNAQGGNNRGGDRNRRRKGNR; from the coding sequence ATGGGACAGAAAATAAATCCGGTAAGTAATCGTTTGGGAATCATCCGTGGATGGGATTCCAATTGGTATGGTGGTCGTAAATATGGTGAGACGCTATTGGAAGATAGTCGTATTCGTCAGTATTTGAACGCTCGCCTTGCCAAAGCCAGTGTATCGCGTATCGTTATTGAACGTGCATTGAAGTTGGTTACCATTACCATCTGTACCGCTCGCCCGGGTATGATCATCGGCAAGGCCGGTCAGGAAGTCGATAAGCTGAAAGAAGAGTTGAAGCGCATCACGAAAAAGGATGTCCAGATCAATATCTATGAGATCCGGAAGCCTGAGTTGGATGCTGCTATTGTGGCTGAAAATATCGCTCGCCAGCTGGAAGGAAAGATCGCTTATCGTCGTGCCGTAAAAATGGCTATTGCATCGGCTATGCGTATGGGGGCAGAAGGCATCAAGATTCAAGTCTCCGGCCGTTTGAACGGTGCGGAAATGGCACGCTCTGAAATGTTCAAGGAAGGGCGTACTCCTCTGCATACTCTCCGTGCGGACATTGACTATGCCTTGGCAGAGGCTCTGACTAAGGTCGGCTTGCTCGGTATCAAGGTTTGGATTTGCAAAGGGGAGGTTTACGAGAAACGCGACCTCGCCCCCAATTTTGCAGTGGCCAAAAACCAAAGCCGTCGTCCCAATGCACAGGGCGGCAACAACCGTGGCGGTGATCGCAACCGTAGAAGAAAAGGTAATCGCTAA
- the rplV gene encoding 50S ribosomal protein L22 — MGARKHNSAEARKEALKQMYFAKLRNVPTSPRKMRLVADMIRGMEVNRALGVLKFSNKEASARVEKLLRSAVANWEEKNERKAEEGELFVSRICVDGASTLKRLRPAPQGRGYRIRKRSNHVTIYVDTLNNDNN, encoded by the coding sequence ATGGGTGCAAGAAAACATAATTCAGCCGAAGCAAGAAAGGAAGCCCTCAAGCAGATGTACTTTGCCAAGCTTCGTAACGTGCCTACTTCTCCCCGCAAGATGAGATTGGTGGCCGATATGATCCGTGGTATGGAAGTGAATCGCGCCTTGGGTGTGCTGAAGTTCTCTAACAAAGAAGCTTCGGCACGTGTAGAGAAGCTGCTGCGTTCTGCAGTGGCAAACTGGGAAGAGAAGAACGAGCGTAAAGCCGAAGAGGGTGAGTTGTTCGTGTCTCGTATTTGTGTAGACGGTGCTTCTACGCTCAAACGCCTTCGCCCTGCACCACAGGGTCGTGGCTATCGGATTCGTAAACGCTCGAATCACGTGACCATTTATGTAGATACGCTTAATAACGATAATAACTAA
- the rpsS gene encoding 30S ribosomal protein S19 has protein sequence MSRSLKKGPYINLKLEKKVLAMNESGKKAVIKTWARASMISPDFVGHTIAVHNGNKFIPVFVTENMVGHKLGEFSPTRTFRGHAGNKKK, from the coding sequence ATGAGTCGTTCACTTAAGAAAGGTCCATATATTAATCTCAAGCTGGAAAAGAAGGTCTTGGCGATGAACGAGAGCGGCAAGAAAGCTGTCATTAAGACGTGGGCTCGTGCCTCAATGATTTCTCCCGACTTCGTGGGACATACCATTGCAGTGCATAACGGAAATAAGTTTATTCCTGTTTTTGTTACCGAAAACATGGTGGGTCATAAGTTAGGGGAGTTCTCTCCTACACGTACTTTCCGTGGTCATGCCGGTAACAAGAAGAAGTAA
- the rplB gene encoding 50S ribosomal protein L2 translates to MGIRKLKPTTPGQRHKVIGAFDKITASTPEKSLVVGKKKTGGRNNTGKMTMRYIGGGHKQKYRFIDFKRTKDGIPATVKTIEYDPNRSSRIALLYYADGAKAYIIAPDGLEVGHTVMSGSEAAPEVGNALPLANIPVGTIIHNIELRPGQGAKMVRSAGSFAQLTSREGTYVVIKMPSGEVRRILSTCKATIGSVGNSDHALEKSGKAGRSRWLGRRPHNRGVVMNPVDHPMGGGEGRQSGGHPRSRKGLYAKGLKTRAPKKHSSKYIIERRKK, encoded by the coding sequence ATGGGAATACGTAAACTCAAGCCCACAACCCCGGGGCAAAGACACAAGGTTATTGGTGCGTTTGATAAGATCACTGCAAGCACACCAGAGAAGTCTCTTGTAGTTGGTAAGAAGAAAACGGGTGGCCGTAACAATACCGGTAAGATGACAATGCGTTACATCGGTGGTGGTCACAAACAAAAGTATCGTTTCATCGACTTCAAGAGAACGAAAGATGGCATTCCTGCTACAGTAAAGACCATCGAGTACGACCCTAATCGTTCGTCTCGTATCGCGCTGCTTTACTATGCGGACGGAGCAAAGGCTTATATCATCGCTCCGGACGGACTGGAAGTCGGCCATACAGTGATGTCAGGTAGCGAAGCTGCACCCGAAGTCGGCAACGCTCTTCCTCTGGCGAATATACCCGTCGGTACGATTATTCACAACATTGAGCTTCGCCCGGGCCAGGGTGCCAAGATGGTTCGCTCTGCCGGATCATTTGCCCAGTTGACTTCTCGCGAAGGAACCTATGTGGTGATCAAGATGCCTTCAGGCGAGGTTCGTCGTATTTTGTCTACTTGTAAGGCTACGATCGGTAGCGTGGGCAACTCTGACCATGCTCTGGAAAAATCGGGAAAGGCCGGTCGTTCTCGCTGGTTGGGTCGCAGACCTCACAACCGAGGCGTGGTGATGAACCCTGTGGATCACCCCATGGGTGGTGGTGAAGGTCGCCAGTCAGGAGGTCATCCCCGTTCACGCAAGGGCTTGTATGCTAAGGGCTTGAAGACAAGAGCTCCGAAGAAGCATTCTTCTAAGTACATCATTGAGAGAAGGAAAAAGTAA
- the rplW gene encoding 50S ribosomal protein L23: protein MGIIIKPIISEKMTAVTEKMSERYGFRVSPNANKIEIKKAVEAMYNVKVEDVNTMRYDGKRKNRYTKSGLIRGKEASFKKAIVTLKKGETIDFFSNI from the coding sequence ATGGGAATCATCATTAAGCCGATTATTTCGGAAAAGATGACGGCTGTTACGGAAAAGATGTCGGAGCGTTATGGCTTCCGCGTTTCTCCTAACGCGAATAAAATAGAGATTAAGAAGGCTGTAGAGGCTATGTATAATGTGAAAGTCGAAGACGTGAACACGATGAGATATGACGGTAAGCGTAAAAATCGCTATACCAAGAGTGGACTGATTCGCGGTAAAGAGGCTTCTTTCAAAAAGGCGATTGTGACGCTTAAGAAAGGAGAAACGATCGACTTCTTCAGCAATATCTAA
- the rplD gene encoding 50S ribosomal protein L4 has translation MELSVYNIKGEDTGKKVVLDDSIFAIEPNDHAIYLDVKQYMANQRQGTHKAKERSELSGSTRKLIRQKGSGGARRGDINSPLLSGGARVFGPRPRNYTFKLNKKLKALARRSALSYKAKNNEIIVVEDFNFDAPKTKAFKAISAALKVDEKKVLYVLPEVNKNVYLSARNLPNTNLILANLINTYTVLASKNLVLTERSVAVVNELFKA, from the coding sequence ATGGAACTGAGCGTATATAATATCAAAGGAGAAGATACGGGTAAGAAAGTCGTTCTGGACGACTCGATCTTCGCGATAGAGCCTAACGACCATGCTATCTACTTGGATGTAAAGCAGTACATGGCCAACCAGCGCCAAGGTACGCACAAGGCCAAAGAGCGTAGCGAACTTTCCGGTAGTACGCGCAAGCTGATCCGTCAGAAGGGTAGCGGTGGAGCACGTCGTGGTGATATCAACTCACCCCTTCTCAGTGGCGGTGCTCGTGTTTTCGGTCCGCGTCCTCGTAACTACACCTTCAAGCTGAACAAGAAGCTGAAGGCTTTGGCTCGTCGTTCGGCTCTGAGCTACAAAGCGAAGAACAATGAGATCATCGTCGTGGAGGACTTTAACTTCGATGCTCCCAAAACAAAGGCTTTCAAGGCTATTTCTGCCGCATTGAAGGTGGACGAAAAGAAAGTACTCTACGTCCTTCCCGAGGTGAATAAGAATGTGTACTTGTCTGCTCGCAACCTGCCGAATACGAATTTGATTCTTGCCAATCTGATCAATACTTACACAGTGTTGGCTTCCAAGAATCTCGTGCTGACAGAGCGTTCTGTTGCCGTTGTTAATGAACTATTTAAAGCATAA
- the rplC gene encoding 50S ribosomal protein L3 — MPGLLGKKIGMTSVFSAEGKNLPCTVIEVGPCVVTQVKTLEKDGYSALQLGFVDAKEKHTTKPLAGHFKKANVAPKRHLAEFKNFEGEHKLGDVLNVEFFSDADFVDVVGTSKGKGFQGVVKRHGFGGVGQATHGQHNRLRAPGAVGACSYPAKVFKGTRMAGQMGNERVTVQNLEVIKVMPEHNLLLVKGSVPGAKGSILLIEK; from the coding sequence ATGCCAGGTTTATTAGGAAAGAAAATCGGAATGACATCCGTATTCAGTGCCGAGGGCAAGAATCTGCCATGCACTGTTATCGAAGTTGGTCCTTGTGTGGTTACGCAAGTAAAGACTTTGGAGAAAGACGGCTATAGCGCATTGCAGCTTGGTTTTGTGGATGCAAAGGAAAAGCATACGACAAAACCTTTGGCCGGCCATTTCAAGAAAGCTAATGTAGCCCCCAAGAGACACTTGGCCGAGTTCAAGAATTTCGAAGGCGAGCACAAGCTCGGCGACGTATTGAACGTAGAGTTCTTTAGCGATGCCGACTTTGTCGATGTAGTGGGAACTTCTAAAGGAAAAGGTTTCCAAGGTGTAGTAAAACGCCACGGTTTCGGTGGTGTGGGTCAGGCTACACACGGTCAGCACAATCGTTTGCGTGCTCCCGGTGCAGTCGGAGCCTGTTCGTATCCTGCCAAAGTGTTCAAAGGAACGCGTATGGCCGGTCAGATGGGTAACGAGCGCGTGACCGTGCAGAATCTGGAAGTTATTAAGGTGATGCCCGAGCACAATCTGCTCCTTGTGAAAGGTAGCGTGCCCGGTGCTAAAGGTTCAATCTTGTTAATTGAAAAGTAA
- the rpsJ gene encoding 30S ribosomal protein S10, which translates to MSQKIRIKLKSYDYMLVDKSAEKIVKTVKAAGAMVSGPIPLPTHKRIFTVNRSTFVNKKSREQFELSSYKRLIDIYNSTAKTVDALMKLELPSGVEVEIKV; encoded by the coding sequence ATGAGCCAAAAGATTAGAATTAAGCTGAAGTCTTACGATTATATGCTGGTGGACAAGTCTGCCGAGAAGATCGTAAAGACGGTGAAAGCAGCCGGTGCGATGGTTAGCGGTCCTATACCTCTGCCCACGCATAAGCGGATTTTCACAGTGAACCGCTCTACGTTCGTAAACAAGAAGAGCCGTGAGCAGTTCGAACTCTCTTCATACAAGAGATTGATTGATATTTACAACTCTACTGCCAAGACTGTGGATGCTCTGATGAAATTGGAACTCCCCAGCGGTGTGGAAGTGGAAATCAAAGTTTGA
- the fusA gene encoding elongation factor G, with translation MAIDKELQFTRNIGIMAHIDAGKTTTSERILFYTGLTHKIGEVHDGAATMDWMEQEQERGITITSAATTAFWNYNNQKYKINLIDTPGHVDFTVEVERSLRILDGAVAAFCAVGGVEPQSETVWRQAEKYNVPRIGYVNKMDRSGANFFEVVRQLREVLGANPCPIQIPIGAEETFKGVVDLVSMKALVWNDETMGAKYDVEDIPAELVGEAEEWRDKMLETLADCDDTLMEKYFDDPSTITEDEIIAALRKGTLAMQINPMLCGSSFKNKGVQTLLDAVCKFLPSPADTPTVEGTDPSDPNKVIERKTSPNEPLCALAFKIATDPYVGRLCFFRVYSGELPAGSYVYNARSEKKERISRLFQMHSNKQNPKEVIGCGDIGAGVGFKDIRTGDTLCDENHPIVLESMDFPDPVIGIAVEPKTQKDLDRLGVGLAKLAEEDPTFRVQTNEDSGQTVISGMGELHLDIIIDRLRREFKVECNQGRPQVSYKEAINDPVELREVYKKQTGGRGKFADIICRVEPADADFEGELQFVDEVKGGNIPKEFIPSIQKGFQRAMKNGVLAGYPLDQLKVTVIDGSFHPVDSDQLSFEICALQAFKNACEKAHPTLMEPIMKLEVVTPEESMGDVIGDLNKRRGQVEGMESSRTGARIVKAKVPLAEMFGYVTALRTITSGRATSTMTFSHYSEVPSTIAKQVLTEAQGRVDLIK, from the coding sequence ATGGCAATTGATAAGGAATTACAGTTTACAAGAAATATCGGCATCATGGCTCACATCGATGCCGGAAAGACTACTACATCCGAGCGTATCCTGTTCTATACGGGTCTGACGCACAAGATCGGTGAGGTGCACGATGGTGCGGCTACCATGGACTGGATGGAGCAGGAGCAAGAGAGAGGTATCACGATCACCTCTGCTGCTACGACTGCGTTCTGGAACTACAACAACCAAAAGTACAAGATCAACCTGATCGACACTCCGGGACACGTGGACTTCACGGTGGAAGTGGAGCGTTCTCTCCGTATTTTGGACGGAGCCGTTGCCGCTTTCTGCGCCGTAGGTGGTGTGGAGCCTCAGAGTGAGACCGTGTGGCGTCAGGCTGAGAAATATAATGTGCCCCGTATCGGCTATGTAAACAAGATGGACCGTTCGGGTGCCAACTTCTTCGAAGTGGTACGCCAGCTTCGCGAGGTGTTGGGGGCCAATCCTTGTCCCATTCAGATTCCTATCGGAGCTGAGGAGACGTTCAAGGGAGTTGTGGATCTCGTTTCTATGAAAGCTCTCGTATGGAACGATGAGACGATGGGGGCCAAGTACGATGTAGAGGATATCCCTGCCGAACTGGTGGGCGAAGCCGAAGAGTGGCGCGACAAGATGCTCGAAACATTGGCTGACTGCGATGATACGCTGATGGAAAAGTATTTCGACGATCCTTCTACGATTACGGAAGACGAAATAATAGCAGCTCTTCGCAAGGGTACGCTCGCTATGCAGATCAACCCCATGCTCTGCGGTTCTTCGTTCAAGAACAAGGGCGTACAGACACTGCTCGATGCCGTATGTAAGTTCCTGCCCAGCCCGGCAGATACTCCCACAGTGGAAGGTACGGATCCTTCTGACCCGAATAAGGTGATAGAGCGCAAGACCTCTCCCAACGAGCCTCTCTGTGCTTTGGCGTTTAAGATTGCTACCGACCCTTACGTAGGGCGTCTTTGCTTCTTCCGCGTATATTCGGGCGAATTGCCTGCCGGTTCATACGTTTACAATGCCCGTTCTGAGAAGAAGGAGCGTATCTCTCGTCTCTTCCAGATGCACTCTAACAAGCAGAACCCCAAAGAGGTGATCGGTTGCGGTGACATCGGTGCCGGTGTAGGCTTCAAGGATATTCGTACGGGCGATACGCTTTGCGATGAGAATCATCCTATCGTTCTCGAATCTATGGACTTCCCCGATCCGGTGATCGGTATTGCCGTGGAGCCGAAGACGCAGAAGGACCTCGATCGTCTGGGTGTAGGTTTGGCCAAGCTGGCTGAAGAAGACCCCACGTTCCGCGTTCAGACGAACGAAGATTCCGGCCAGACGGTTATCAGCGGTATGGGTGAGCTTCACCTCGATATTATCATAGACCGTCTGCGTCGTGAGTTTAAGGTGGAATGCAACCAGGGACGTCCTCAGGTTTCTTACAAGGAGGCTATCAACGATCCTGTGGAGCTTCGCGAAGTGTACAAGAAGCAGACCGGTGGTCGCGGTAAGTTTGCCGACATTATCTGTCGTGTGGAGCCTGCCGATGCCGACTTCGAAGGCGAATTGCAGTTCGTGGATGAGGTGAAGGGTGGTAATATCCCCAAAGAATTCATCCCTTCTATTCAAAAGGGTTTCCAGCGTGCCATGAAGAATGGTGTATTGGCCGGCTATCCGCTCGATCAGCTGAAGGTAACCGTAATCGACGGTTCTTTCCACCCGGTGGACTCCGACCAGTTGTCTTTTGAAATCTGTGCCCTCCAGGCGTTCAAGAATGCTTGTGAAAAAGCCCATCCTACTCTGATGGAGCCTATTATGAAACTGGAAGTGGTGACTCCCGAAGAGAGTATGGGTGATGTGATCGGCGACTTGAACAAGCGTCGCGGTCAGGTGGAAGGTATGGAAAGCAGCCGTACCGGAGCACGTATCGTAAAGGCTAAGGTGCCTCTGGCTGAGATGTTCGGCTATGTGACGGCTCTCCGTACGATAACGAGCGGTCGTGCTACGAGTACGATGACCTTCTCTCACTATTCAGAAGTGCCCTCTACCATCGCTAAGCAGGTGCTTACCGAAGCTCAGGGTCGCGTTGATTTGATCAAATAA
- the rpsG gene encoding 30S ribosomal protein S7, with protein sequence MRKAKPKKRQILPDPVYGDVRVTKFVNHLMYDGKKNTAFSIFYGALDIVKTKLSNEEKSALEIWKAALDNITPQVEVKSRRIGGATFQVPTEIRPERKESISMKNLILYARKRGGKTMADKLAAEIVDAFNNQGAAFKRKEDMHRMAEANRAFAHFRF encoded by the coding sequence ATGAGAAAAGCAAAACCTAAAAAAAGACAGATCCTGCCGGATCCCGTCTATGGTGATGTGAGGGTGACTAAGTTCGTTAATCACCTAATGTATGATGGAAAGAAGAACACAGCTTTCAGTATCTTCTACGGTGCTTTGGACATCGTGAAGACGAAGCTCTCAAACGAAGAGAAGTCTGCCCTCGAGATTTGGAAGGCGGCTCTCGATAATATCACTCCTCAGGTAGAAGTGAAGAGCCGCCGTATCGGTGGTGCTACCTTCCAGGTGCCGACGGAAATCCGTCCCGAGCGCAAGGAGTCGATCTCTATGAAGAATCTTATCCTTTATGCCCGTAAGCGTGGTGGAAAGACTATGGCCGATAAATTGGCTGCTGAGATAGTAGACGCATTTAACAATCAAGGCGCAGCTTTCAAACGTAAGGAAGATATGCACCGCATGGCCGAGGCTAACCGCGCATTCGCCCACTTCAGATTCTAA
- the rpsL gene encoding 30S ribosomal protein S12 translates to MPTIQQLVRKGRESFADKSKSPALNSCPQRRGVCVRVYTTTPRKPNSAMRKVARVRLTNSKEVNAYIPGEGHNLQEHSIVLVRGGRVKDLPGVRYHIVRGTLDTAGVNGRTQRRSKYGAKRPKPGQAPAAKGKK, encoded by the coding sequence ATGCCTACAATTCAACAGTTGGTTAGAAAGGGTCGTGAATCTTTCGCGGATAAGAGCAAATCGCCGGCATTGAATTCGTGCCCGCAGCGTCGCGGCGTTTGTGTGCGCGTTTATACGACTACGCCCAGGAAGCCGAATTCGGCTATGCGTAAGGTGGCGCGTGTGCGTCTGACGAATTCCAAAGAAGTCAATGCCTACATCCCCGGAGAGGGTCACAACTTGCAGGAACACAGCATCGTGCTGGTTCGTGGAGGTCGTGTGAAGGACTTGCCCGGTGTGCGCTATCACATTGTTCGTGGCACGCTCGATACAGCAGGTGTGAATGGCCGTACGCAGCGTCGTTCCAAATACGGTGCCAAGCGTCCGAAGCCCGGACAGGCTCCTGCCGCTAAAGGTAAGAAGTAA
- a CDS encoding DUF1661 domain-containing protein, which yields MAREFFTSRTKTKKFSHHVLRSIETENCGA from the coding sequence GTGGCGCGAGAATTTTTTACTTCCCGAACCAAAACGAAAAAGTTCTCGCACCACGTTTTGCGGAGCATCGAAACAGAAAATTGTGGCGCGTAA
- a CDS encoding DUF1661 domain-containing protein: MVREVKNSRATRKKFSRRFSRKHAPQSEQLWFEKIRSEYIRPRARGVAMKLCRQPRSPQ, translated from the coding sequence TTGGTTCGGGAAGTAAAAAATTCTCGCGCCACGAGGAAAAAATTCTCGCGCCGCTTTTCCCGAAAACACGCGCCGCAATCAGAGCAATTATGGTTCGAGAAAATCAGATCGGAATATATCCGCCCAAGAGCGAGAGGGGTAGCTATGAAGCTCTGCCGACAGCCTCGATCGCCACAATAA
- a CDS encoding DUF3667 domain-containing protein, translating into MQTSSKTKKKTEGSRDSTSKKQKNGEHGHSERKMANSLQILMLASLLWLAIEDLATSGQWGISAITGLAFWAILRKRRLLPRKIDQRLQSLLFPLRVRIRAFELRLMRGRATPPADPYIHICQNCGDGYTGNFCNRCGQTSRTGRYHFRQMIRNVIGGFTNIDSGFGRTIVELLYRPGYLIRDFIGGKRVVYFRPFQALFVLASLYIIFAQLIGPDPLQKKPIGEELTRQEYRMDQKEISSLQKENKAVGSDSGEMIAERHTGRRAFFYKQMRFVTEQKNRLKSLPFFSRIWSLLMEWFQGNKAVRIISILPILAVTTKAAFRQKGAGAYNLTEHIIAQAYIACQLLLLNVLALPFYSDARVGSLYGLPALLLFLLFCWDYKQLFLCSWWRSFWRTILVVVYCLLFLALTASLIAVVIVAIEAVGRAS; encoded by the coding sequence ATGCAAACGAGTAGCAAAACGAAGAAAAAAACGGAAGGTTCGCGCGATAGTACTTCGAAGAAACAGAAAAACGGGGAGCATGGGCATTCGGAGAGAAAAATGGCCAACTCATTGCAGATCCTCATGCTTGCATCGCTCCTATGGTTGGCAATAGAAGATTTGGCCACTTCGGGACAATGGGGAATATCTGCCATTACCGGGCTGGCTTTTTGGGCAATCCTACGGAAGCGCAGACTACTGCCAAGAAAGATCGATCAGCGGCTGCAATCACTTCTCTTTCCCCTTCGGGTACGAATCCGCGCATTCGAGTTGAGACTGATGCGTGGCAGAGCGACTCCACCTGCAGACCCATACATACATATATGCCAAAACTGCGGAGATGGATATACGGGCAATTTCTGCAACCGCTGCGGACAAACCTCTCGCACCGGACGGTATCACTTCCGGCAGATGATCCGAAATGTGATAGGCGGCTTCACCAATATCGACAGTGGTTTCGGGCGTACTATCGTGGAGCTGCTCTACCGCCCGGGTTATTTGATACGGGACTTTATCGGTGGCAAGAGGGTTGTCTACTTCCGTCCCTTTCAGGCCCTTTTCGTGCTGGCCTCTCTGTACATCATCTTTGCACAACTGATCGGACCTGATCCCTTGCAGAAAAAGCCCATTGGCGAAGAGCTTACGCGTCAAGAGTATCGGATGGATCAAAAAGAAATATCCTCCTTGCAAAAGGAGAATAAGGCAGTCGGCAGCGATAGCGGAGAAATGATTGCCGAGCGACACACGGGGAGAAGAGCCTTTTTTTACAAACAAATGAGGTTTGTCACCGAGCAGAAAAATAGGTTGAAGTCCCTCCCTTTCTTTTCAAGAATATGGAGCCTGCTGATGGAGTGGTTTCAAGGCAACAAGGCTGTCAGGATCATCAGTATTCTTCCCATTCTCGCCGTGACTACGAAAGCGGCTTTCCGACAAAAAGGAGCCGGAGCATATAATCTGACGGAGCACATTATCGCTCAGGCGTACATAGCCTGCCAGCTATTGTTGCTGAACGTTCTCGCCCTACCTTTCTACAGCGATGCCCGGGTGGGGTCGCTATACGGGCTACCTGCATTGCTCCTATTCCTTTTGTTTTGCTGGGACTACAAGCAGCTATTCCTCTGCTCTTGGTGGCGGAGCTTCTGGCGGACAATCCTCGTTGTGGTCTATTGCTTGCTCTTCTTGGCTCTGACGGCTTCGCTGATTGCGGTAGTTATTGTGGCGATCGAGGCTGTCGGCAGAGCTTCATAG
- a CDS encoding 3-phosphoshikimate 1-carboxyvinyltransferase, with protein sequence MKRLHCTFNPKSQTVDVSLRLPPSKSEWIRLLLLRAMSGEVLAPLEGDAPTDVRTVHRILTSDISDEVNVRDAGTAMRFLTAYMARFASRPVRLYGTERMCARPIRPLVEALRSLGADVIYERVEDFPPLLIRPAAMCGGNVCVDAGVSSQFVSALLLIAPTLRGGLSIKLENREVSAPYTDMTCRLLTAFGIEVERSEDSITVGERPFVAPTEWYPSADWSAAGYIYNMVAVGELSGSVSLPDLLPPEESMQADSRAATLFGRLGVVTEKTDSGITLSYSPVRCTDDFGTEDVRDCPDLVPTLAVCCLLKRVPFCLTGVGHLRLKECDRLAAICTEARKLGYVVRSDKDALLWDGERCTPEELPVIRVYDDHRMAMAFAAAAVLSKKGVMIEDAGVVGKSFPGFFSASRLLGFDGEEI encoded by the coding sequence ATGAAAAGACTTCACTGTACGTTTAATCCCAAAAGTCAGACCGTCGATGTCAGTCTCCGGCTGCCTCCCTCCAAGAGCGAATGGATCCGGCTGTTGCTGCTCCGTGCCATGTCGGGAGAGGTACTGGCCCCCTTGGAGGGAGATGCTCCCACCGATGTGCGGACAGTGCACCGGATTTTGACTTCGGATATATCCGATGAGGTGAACGTAAGGGATGCGGGTACTGCTATGCGCTTTCTGACGGCCTACATGGCGCGCTTTGCCTCCCGGCCTGTACGGTTGTATGGTACGGAGCGGATGTGTGCACGTCCGATCCGTCCTTTGGTGGAGGCTCTTCGCTCTTTGGGCGCGGATGTCATCTACGAAAGAGTAGAGGATTTCCCTCCTCTGCTGATACGGCCGGCAGCCATGTGTGGAGGCAATGTCTGTGTGGATGCAGGTGTCAGCTCGCAGTTTGTCAGTGCTCTCTTGCTGATCGCTCCTACGCTCAGAGGGGGGCTGTCGATCAAGCTGGAGAACAGGGAGGTCTCGGCCCCCTATACCGATATGACTTGCCGTCTCCTCACGGCTTTCGGCATAGAAGTCGAGCGCAGCGAAGACAGCATAACGGTTGGGGAACGGCCTTTCGTGGCTCCGACGGAATGGTATCCGTCGGCCGATTGGTCTGCTGCCGGCTATATATATAATATGGTAGCGGTGGGAGAGCTTTCCGGTAGCGTAAGCCTTCCGGACTTGCTTCCGCCGGAAGAGAGTATGCAGGCCGACAGCCGAGCAGCTACTCTGTTCGGACGGTTGGGAGTCGTCACAGAGAAGACCGATAGCGGCATAACTCTCAGTTATTCGCCGGTGAGGTGTACCGATGATTTCGGCACGGAAGATGTCCGAGATTGTCCCGACCTGGTGCCGACTTTAGCTGTATGTTGTTTGCTGAAGAGGGTACCGTTCTGCCTGACGGGCGTAGGCCATTTGAGGCTGAAAGAGTGCGACCGCTTGGCGGCTATCTGTACCGAAGCACGCAAGCTGGGCTACGTTGTTCGATCGGACAAGGATGCTCTCCTTTGGGATGGAGAGCGATGTACGCCGGAAGAGCTGCCTGTCATCAGGGTCTACGACGATCATCGTATGGCCATGGCCTTTGCAGCGGCTGCCGTATTGTCGAAGAAGGGTGTGATGATAGAGGATGCCGGCGTAGTCGGTAAGAGTTTCCCCGGATTCTTTAGCGCGAGTCGCCTTTTGGGATTCGACGGAGAGGAAATATAA